A region of Kribbella sp. NBC_01245 DNA encodes the following proteins:
- a CDS encoding SDR family NAD(P)-dependent oxidoreductase, whose protein sequence is MSPRLQNKKTLITGSTSNIGRAIAFAFAAEGAHVIVSGRDRERGEAVVAQIREAGGRADYVYADLDGTAAASSALAAAAADRLGGRIDILVNNAGIYPPGTTLTIDDESFDRVYAVNVKAPFFLTQAVVPGMLDAGSGVIINLGSWVARLGIPVGALYSSTKGAMETLTRAWSSEFGNRGVRVNAISPGVIVTPDWDSTTDHPGESLMHGTPVGRSGHPDAIAAAAVYLASDDAAFIHGTVLDVDGGRTGVAVLANRMTA, encoded by the coding sequence ATGTCACCAAGACTCCAGAACAAGAAGACTCTGATCACCGGCTCCACCAGCAACATCGGCCGCGCCATCGCGTTCGCGTTCGCGGCGGAAGGCGCGCACGTCATCGTCTCCGGACGCGACCGCGAACGAGGCGAGGCGGTCGTCGCGCAGATCCGCGAAGCGGGCGGACGGGCGGACTACGTCTACGCCGATCTCGACGGCACCGCCGCCGCGAGCAGCGCACTCGCCGCCGCGGCCGCCGACCGGCTGGGCGGACGCATCGACATCCTCGTCAACAACGCGGGCATCTACCCACCGGGCACCACCCTCACCATCGACGACGAGAGCTTCGACCGCGTCTACGCCGTCAACGTCAAAGCGCCGTTCTTCCTCACCCAGGCCGTCGTACCCGGCATGCTCGACGCCGGCAGCGGCGTGATCATCAACCTCGGCTCCTGGGTCGCGCGCCTCGGCATCCCGGTCGGCGCGCTCTACAGCTCAACGAAGGGCGCGATGGAGACCCTCACCCGCGCCTGGTCCTCCGAATTCGGCAACCGCGGCGTCCGCGTCAACGCCATCTCCCCCGGCGTCATCGTCACACCCGACTGGGACTCCACGACCGACCACCCCGGCGAGTCACTCATGCACGGTACGCCGGTCGGCCGCTCTGGCCACCCCGACGCCATCGCCGCCGCCGCCGTCTACCTCGCCTCCGACGACGCCGCCTTCATCCACGGCACCGTCCTAGACGTCGATGGCGGCCGCACCGGCGTCGCCGTACTGGCCAATCGCATGACCGCATGA
- a CDS encoding alpha/beta fold hydrolase encodes MKTTNVNGVELSYDVEGEGEPVLFIHGAIWADFLRPLAEQPAFSGFQRIRYHRRGYGESGGPAAGFDTQAADIVALLDHLEVDRAHLVGHSEGAMIALVLAASYPDRVRSLALLEPLPSSNWLAAGEFAELMGALGPAFEAMVGRYRAGDIAGAFDSLFEPTGLDWRAAARAAGPGVIEQGIKDAATFVEGEASALVEWNYGVEQAAAIDSPVLSWCADSDNPFNPATRAFLYELFPRREEVILRDGDHFSVATNPAAVAEPIAEFVSRHSAAAALT; translated from the coding sequence ATGAAGACAACAAACGTGAACGGCGTCGAGTTGTCGTACGACGTCGAGGGTGAGGGGGAGCCGGTGCTGTTCATCCACGGCGCCATCTGGGCGGACTTCCTTCGTCCGTTGGCCGAACAGCCGGCGTTCAGCGGGTTCCAGAGGATCCGCTACCACCGACGCGGGTACGGCGAGAGCGGCGGACCGGCCGCCGGCTTCGACACACAGGCAGCCGACATCGTGGCCCTGCTGGACCACCTCGAGGTGGACCGAGCGCATCTTGTTGGGCACTCCGAGGGTGCGATGATCGCTCTCGTACTCGCAGCCTCCTACCCTGATCGAGTCCGCTCTCTAGCGCTGCTCGAGCCGCTGCCGTCGAGCAATTGGCTGGCTGCCGGCGAGTTCGCGGAGCTAATGGGAGCTCTGGGACCGGCGTTCGAGGCGATGGTGGGTCGCTACCGGGCGGGTGACATTGCAGGCGCTTTCGATTCGCTCTTCGAGCCAACCGGTCTGGACTGGCGCGCGGCGGCGAGAGCCGCGGGGCCTGGCGTCATCGAACAGGGCATCAAGGACGCGGCAACGTTCGTCGAGGGCGAAGCTTCCGCCTTGGTCGAATGGAACTACGGGGTCGAGCAGGCGGCGGCGATCGACAGCCCAGTGCTCTCGTGGTGTGCCGATTCGGACAACCCGTTCAACCCCGCGACGCGAGCCTTCCTCTACGAGTTGTTCCCGCGGCGCGAGGAGGTCATCCTCAGGGACGGAGATCACTTCTCGGTCGCCACGAACCCAGCGGCCGTCGCCGAGCCGATCGCCGAATTCGTGTCGCGCCACAGCGCGGCCGCCGCGCTCACGTGA
- a CDS encoding helix-turn-helix transcriptional regulator, with the protein MEAVATAHLARARELHRVSRWEEACAEYAAADADESLAVEDLEAYAEAAQVSARGDEAVALLHRVFDLRVSAGELDDAAQVAFWLWWALLNNNEVVQASGWLKQTSRALGPDMASSLWLRIPEAMFHATTGHRSRAGELLRAIVDEGQGEVIPWALSMWGQTLIDEGQLEDGLDRLEEAMAILRSHGLSPRVTPWIYCAAVRGCCLARDFARARAWNRSMARWLDSLTSLGGAYLGNCRIYRSRLMLLNGAWPEALEEIAEVCTDLDGYTGWVCGHAYYHLGDVRRLRGEWDAAEEAYRRAAEHGCPTQPGLALLRLAEGDVDAASAGVRRALTEVTARPDRLDLLKAAVTIYLEEGKIEAARDAVTEFEEITEELTTPVIEAEKSTVRGALALADGDPGSALPLLRRAVGIWQEHDAPHERAKLNVLIGQACRALGDHDGARLEFSAARKTFERLGALPDLAQLDRIIAAPNAGPDTHGLTQREIEVLRLIARGKANRAIANDLHLSERTVHRHVSNIFTKLNVDSRTAAVTHAIKHHIVETATL; encoded by the coding sequence ATGGAAGCCGTTGCCACGGCACACCTAGCCCGCGCGCGGGAGCTTCACCGTGTCTCCCGGTGGGAGGAGGCGTGCGCGGAGTACGCCGCGGCAGACGCCGACGAGTCGCTCGCCGTCGAGGACCTGGAGGCGTACGCCGAGGCGGCCCAGGTCTCAGCCCGGGGTGACGAGGCGGTCGCTCTGCTTCACCGAGTCTTCGACCTCCGCGTCAGTGCCGGCGAACTCGATGACGCGGCGCAGGTGGCGTTCTGGCTCTGGTGGGCCCTGTTGAACAACAACGAGGTTGTCCAAGCAAGCGGTTGGCTCAAGCAGACGAGCCGCGCCCTGGGTCCCGATATGGCCAGCAGCCTGTGGCTCAGGATCCCCGAGGCGATGTTCCACGCAACGACGGGCCACCGCTCTCGCGCAGGCGAGTTGCTGAGGGCAATCGTCGACGAAGGTCAGGGTGAGGTGATCCCCTGGGCCTTGAGCATGTGGGGTCAGACCCTGATCGACGAGGGGCAGCTGGAGGACGGGCTCGATCGCCTGGAGGAGGCGATGGCCATTCTCCGTAGCCATGGCCTATCGCCACGCGTCACCCCGTGGATCTACTGTGCCGCCGTCCGCGGGTGCTGTCTGGCACGCGACTTCGCCCGCGCCCGGGCTTGGAACCGGTCGATGGCCAGGTGGCTCGATTCGCTGACCAGTCTGGGCGGCGCGTACCTCGGGAACTGCCGCATCTACCGCTCACGGTTGATGCTCCTCAACGGTGCCTGGCCGGAAGCCCTCGAAGAGATCGCGGAGGTCTGTACCGACCTCGATGGCTACACCGGTTGGGTCTGCGGCCACGCGTACTACCACCTCGGTGACGTACGGCGGCTACGTGGCGAGTGGGATGCCGCCGAAGAGGCCTACCGCCGCGCGGCGGAACATGGCTGCCCGACGCAGCCGGGACTCGCCCTCCTCCGACTCGCCGAAGGTGACGTCGACGCCGCGTCAGCTGGCGTACGTCGGGCGCTGACCGAGGTGACCGCGAGGCCCGACCGCCTGGACCTCTTGAAAGCCGCGGTAACCATCTACCTCGAGGAGGGCAAGATCGAGGCGGCCCGGGATGCCGTGACCGAGTTCGAGGAGATCACGGAGGAGCTGACGACGCCGGTCATCGAGGCCGAGAAGTCCACCGTTCGAGGTGCACTAGCGCTCGCCGATGGCGACCCCGGAAGCGCGTTGCCACTCCTCCGGCGGGCCGTCGGTATCTGGCAGGAGCACGACGCCCCGCACGAGAGGGCCAAACTGAACGTCCTGATCGGCCAGGCCTGCCGCGCCCTCGGCGACCACGACGGCGCGCGCCTCGAATTCTCAGCGGCCCGGAAGACATTCGAACGCCTCGGCGCGCTTCCGGACCTCGCTCAGCTGGACCGCATCATCGCGGCCCCGAACGCCGGTCCCGACACCCACGGGCTCACCCAACGGGAGATCGAAGTCCTCCGCCTCATCGCCCGAGGCAAAGCCAACCGCGCCATCGCCAACGACCTACACCTCAGCGAGCGCACAGTCCACCGCCACGTCTCCAACATCTTCACCAAACTCAACGTCGACTCCCGAACCGCCGCAGTCACCCACGCCATCAAGCACCACATCGTCGAAACAGCCACCCTCTAG
- a CDS encoding ABC transporter ATP-binding protein, whose translation MAPAAALAFREAPAQLGLLGVIALVGAVLPLGVTWLTKLVIDSVTEGTAVGALLPMAIALAVLGALTAVLPQVTQYFSAEAQRRISRAAKDRLYQAVNRFPGLGRFEDPQFLNQLRLAEAADSAPAQLTIAAMQLVKNVITALGLFGSLFVITPLIAGIVLVAALPTLVAELALAKRRVNSTMRLSPDERRELFYQMLLSDERASKEIRLFGTGDFLRGRMMRTMSGIHAARRALDRRELFVQSGLELFAAVVAGTGLVWAILAAGRGELTAGDIALFIAAVAGVQIAVAGIMSLLAQTNEQLMIFDHYTVVLGAPPEMPVAEHPVAMPELSRGIVLEDVWFRYGDDLPWVLRGVTVTIPYGMAVGLVGKNGAGKSTVVKLLCRMYDPTKGRITWDGVDLRDLDPARLRDRVGAVFQDFMSYDLTAEENIALGDLTALEDPDRITAAATQADIHDVVENLPNGYRTMLSRMFADDDGSDGTGVILSGGQWQRLALARAFLRADTDLLILDEPNAGLDPEAEAELHARISTLRAGSTSVLISHRLGTLRDADLIVVLDDGAVTETGTHTSLLARGGTYARLFTTQAKGYQSE comes from the coding sequence GTGGCGCCCGCGGCGGCGTTGGCCTTTCGGGAGGCACCTGCGCAGCTCGGGCTGCTGGGGGTGATCGCGTTGGTGGGGGCGGTGCTCCCGCTCGGGGTCACCTGGCTGACCAAGCTGGTCATCGACTCGGTGACCGAAGGAACCGCGGTTGGAGCATTGCTTCCGATGGCGATCGCCCTTGCTGTGCTTGGCGCTTTGACCGCGGTGCTTCCGCAGGTCACACAGTATTTCTCCGCGGAAGCGCAGCGGCGGATCAGCCGGGCGGCCAAGGATCGGCTGTACCAGGCGGTCAATCGGTTCCCTGGACTCGGCCGGTTCGAAGATCCTCAGTTCCTCAACCAGTTGCGTCTTGCCGAAGCCGCCGACAGTGCTCCGGCGCAGTTGACCATCGCAGCAATGCAACTGGTCAAGAACGTGATCACGGCGCTCGGTCTGTTCGGATCGCTGTTTGTCATCACTCCGCTCATCGCCGGCATCGTCCTGGTCGCCGCGCTGCCGACCCTGGTTGCCGAACTTGCGCTGGCAAAACGCCGGGTGAATTCCACGATGCGGTTGAGCCCGGACGAACGCCGCGAGCTCTTCTACCAGATGCTGCTGTCCGATGAGCGCGCCAGTAAAGAGATCCGGCTGTTCGGCACCGGCGATTTTCTGCGCGGCCGGATGATGCGCACGATGTCGGGTATTCACGCCGCCCGGCGTGCACTCGACCGCCGCGAACTGTTCGTCCAGAGTGGGCTCGAGCTCTTCGCTGCTGTCGTCGCCGGCACGGGTCTGGTCTGGGCGATTCTCGCGGCAGGCCGCGGTGAGCTGACCGCGGGCGACATCGCCCTGTTCATCGCCGCGGTCGCAGGTGTGCAGATCGCGGTGGCCGGCATCATGTCGTTACTGGCGCAGACGAACGAACAGCTGATGATCTTCGACCACTACACCGTCGTACTCGGCGCTCCGCCAGAGATGCCGGTCGCGGAGCATCCGGTTGCGATGCCGGAACTAAGCCGCGGGATCGTGCTCGAAGATGTCTGGTTCCGCTACGGCGACGACCTGCCCTGGGTGCTGCGAGGTGTGACGGTCACCATTCCGTACGGCATGGCCGTCGGTCTGGTCGGAAAGAATGGCGCGGGCAAGTCCACTGTCGTCAAACTCCTGTGCCGAATGTACGACCCGACAAAGGGCAGAATCACCTGGGACGGAGTCGACCTGCGCGATCTCGATCCGGCCCGGCTACGGGACAGGGTCGGCGCGGTGTTCCAGGACTTCATGTCCTATGACCTCACCGCGGAGGAGAACATCGCGCTCGGCGACCTCACCGCGCTGGAGGATCCGGATCGGATCACTGCGGCTGCCACCCAGGCGGACATCCACGATGTCGTCGAGAATCTTCCGAACGGCTACCGCACCATGCTCAGCCGGATGTTCGCCGATGACGACGGGTCGGACGGGACCGGAGTCATTCTTTCCGGCGGACAGTGGCAGCGGTTGGCGCTGGCCCGGGCCTTCCTCCGCGCCGACACCGACCTGTTGATCCTCGATGAGCCGAATGCGGGCCTTGATCCGGAGGCCGAAGCCGAGCTGCATGCCAGGATCAGCACTTTGCGCGCGGGAAGCACCTCGGTACTGATCTCGCACCGGCTCGGTACCTTGCGCGATGCCGACCTGATCGTTGTTCTTGACGACGGGGCTGTCACGGAGACCGGCACCCACACGTCCTTGCTCGCCCGCGGTGGCACCTACGCCCGTCTGTTCACCACCCAGGCAAAGGGTTACCAGAGCGAGTAA
- a CDS encoding S26 family signal peptidase, with translation MLVRVVAAVVASVSLVLLARARRRLVVVDVQGPSMEPTLYDGDRVLVRRTPLAAIRTGDLVVVARPSLPEFAAAGPWVIKRVAATAGEQIPPVIRHSWAENDIDFAGAFVPDGRLLLLGDNPARSGDSRHWGFTTGDAVLGVVTRSMRPPARRRA, from the coding sequence GTGCTAGTGAGGGTTGTCGCTGCTGTCGTGGCGAGCGTGTCTCTCGTACTGCTAGCACGGGCGCGGCGGCGGCTGGTGGTGGTCGACGTACAGGGCCCGAGCATGGAGCCCACCCTGTACGACGGCGACCGCGTCCTGGTACGGCGTACTCCGCTGGCCGCCATCCGAACCGGTGACCTGGTCGTCGTTGCCCGCCCGAGCCTTCCCGAGTTCGCGGCGGCGGGTCCCTGGGTGATCAAGCGCGTCGCCGCGACGGCAGGCGAGCAGATACCGCCGGTCATCCGGCACAGTTGGGCCGAGAACGACATCGACTTCGCGGGTGCGTTTGTTCCGGACGGACGGCTGCTGCTGCTCGGGGACAACCCGGCCCGCAGCGGGGACTCCCGGCACTGGGGCTTCACCACCGGGGACGCCGTACTTGGCGTTGTCACCAGATCAATGCGTCCACCCGCCAGGCGTCGGGCCTGA
- a CDS encoding TlpA family protein disulfide reductase, with the protein MTTFLTALVVVVGIVGVLNLLLTFGVIRRLKEYDQAIAKIPHGAMHSVPSEAMRAPGSEVDEFTAVSTDGVPVTKESLHAQTLVGFFSVGCAPCTESAPKFAAHAVGVPGGKDSVLAIVVADGDDDPSELAGILGEGARVGVEGYDGPIATAFGVTAFPTYGVVAGGRITATSLDFTVLPPIPTPV; encoded by the coding sequence TTGACGACGTTTCTCACCGCGCTGGTGGTCGTGGTCGGCATTGTCGGCGTGCTGAACTTGTTGCTGACGTTCGGTGTCATCCGCCGGTTGAAGGAATATGATCAGGCGATCGCGAAGATCCCGCACGGCGCGATGCACAGTGTGCCCTCGGAGGCGATGCGGGCCCCCGGCTCGGAGGTCGACGAGTTCACCGCGGTGAGCACGGACGGCGTTCCGGTGACCAAGGAATCGCTTCACGCGCAGACATTGGTCGGATTCTTCTCGGTGGGCTGCGCACCCTGCACCGAGAGCGCGCCGAAGTTCGCCGCACACGCCGTCGGCGTACCTGGTGGTAAGGACAGCGTGCTCGCGATCGTTGTTGCCGACGGCGACGACGATCCGTCCGAACTGGCCGGCATTCTCGGCGAAGGCGCCCGGGTTGGTGTCGAGGGCTACGACGGACCGATCGCGACGGCCTTCGGTGTGACCGCGTTCCCGACGTACGGCGTGGTCGCGGGCGGCAGGATCACCGCGACTTCGCTCGACTTCACCGTGCTGCCGCCAATCCCCACGCCGGTCTGA
- a CDS encoding MauE/DoxX family redox-associated membrane protein yields MDVEYLQFGCQVLLGGVFAVSAGSKLYSRAAFANFTAATAGLTGASAERARQLAVAAVAAEIAIVLALIVPALIRWGFAIGVGLLAVFSAAIVRSLRRGQRAACRCFGASNSPLNTHHVVRNAVLAAFGALGIAAELSSGTSSLDFGLASVVGFAALIGVALTARLDDLIALFRPTTVSS; encoded by the coding sequence GTGGACGTGGAGTATCTGCAGTTCGGCTGTCAGGTCCTGCTGGGCGGCGTGTTCGCTGTGTCCGCCGGTTCCAAGCTGTACTCGCGCGCCGCGTTCGCGAACTTCACGGCAGCGACGGCCGGGCTGACCGGAGCGAGTGCAGAACGGGCGCGACAGTTGGCAGTCGCCGCCGTTGCGGCCGAGATCGCCATCGTGCTCGCCCTGATCGTTCCCGCGCTGATCCGGTGGGGATTTGCCATCGGCGTCGGCTTGCTCGCCGTCTTCTCGGCGGCCATCGTCCGTTCCCTGCGCCGTGGGCAGCGGGCTGCCTGCCGTTGCTTCGGAGCGTCGAACTCGCCGCTTAATACGCACCATGTGGTCCGCAATGCCGTGCTCGCGGCGTTCGGTGCCCTCGGCATCGCCGCGGAGCTGAGCAGCGGTACGTCGTCGCTGGACTTCGGGCTCGCGTCCGTTGTCGGCTTCGCCGCGCTGATCGGCGTCGCGCTGACCGCCAGGCTGGACGACCTCATCGCACTGTTCCGACCTACGACAGTCTCGTCGTAG
- a CDS encoding TraR/DksA family transcriptional regulator, with protein sequence MDDPVARLERERRETLKRLAYLSDDFAQVVAASYDSNADDEHDPEGATIAFERSQLGALADQAQRRLTEIDAALERVAAGTYGSCERCHRPIAADRLHARPVARTCTGCA encoded by the coding sequence ATGGATGATCCGGTGGCGCGGCTAGAGCGAGAACGGCGGGAGACGTTGAAGCGGCTCGCGTACCTGAGCGACGACTTCGCCCAGGTGGTCGCCGCCTCCTACGACAGCAACGCCGACGACGAACATGACCCGGAGGGCGCGACGATCGCGTTCGAGCGTTCACAACTGGGCGCCCTGGCCGACCAGGCCCAGCGGCGGCTGACCGAGATCGACGCGGCACTCGAACGCGTCGCGGCGGGCACCTACGGCAGCTGCGAGCGCTGTCACCGCCCGATCGCAGCGGACCGCCTCCATGCCCGCCCGGTCGCCCGCACCTGTACCGGGTGCGCGTAG
- a CDS encoding alginate lyase family protein, whose translation MLVAGTLSAPQPAQAAAFAHPGVLVSRAQLDFVSANLGNEPWKSAWEALQRSSYASLSYTATPRAVVECGMYGDPDHGCSDEREDANAAYTHALQWYLTKDSRYAKKAIQIMDAWSAVITEHTGSNAPLQTGFAGANFSRAAELIKHTYTGWTQAGRFAGKLRTVYLPTVIAGMPNHQGNWELIMTDAAIGIAVHLDDRASFDRAITTWHGRLPAYIYLETDGSLPKAPPNSKHNTKAEIIEYWHGQTTFVDGLTQETCRDFGHTGWGLAAISHVAETARHQGVALFGTAKDRLRFAMEFHARLQLGATPPSWLCGGAVTLGLGPNLEVGYNALHQRLGYNLPHTETWVKQKRPVGPARFLAWETLTHANNPR comes from the coding sequence ATGCTCGTAGCCGGCACCTTGTCCGCCCCGCAGCCCGCGCAGGCGGCCGCGTTCGCGCACCCCGGCGTCCTGGTCAGCCGCGCTCAGCTCGACTTCGTCAGCGCCAACCTCGGCAACGAACCGTGGAAGTCTGCCTGGGAAGCTCTGCAACGCAGTTCCTATGCCTCCCTGTCCTACACGGCCACGCCCCGCGCCGTCGTGGAATGCGGCATGTACGGGGATCCCGACCACGGCTGCTCGGACGAGCGCGAGGACGCCAATGCGGCCTACACACACGCCCTGCAGTGGTACCTCACCAAGGACTCCCGTTACGCCAAGAAGGCGATCCAGATCATGGACGCCTGGTCAGCCGTGATCACCGAACACACCGGGAGCAACGCGCCGCTACAGACCGGCTTTGCCGGCGCCAACTTCTCCCGCGCCGCCGAACTCATCAAGCACACCTACACCGGCTGGACCCAGGCCGGGCGGTTCGCCGGCAAGCTGCGCACCGTGTACCTCCCGACCGTGATCGCCGGAATGCCCAACCACCAAGGCAACTGGGAACTGATCATGACCGATGCCGCCATCGGCATCGCCGTACACCTCGACGACCGCGCCTCGTTCGACCGGGCGATCACGACCTGGCACGGCAGGCTGCCCGCCTACATCTACCTCGAGACGGACGGCTCGCTGCCCAAAGCGCCACCGAACAGCAAGCACAACACCAAAGCCGAGATCATCGAATACTGGCACGGGCAGACCACGTTCGTGGACGGCCTGACCCAGGAAACCTGCCGCGACTTCGGGCACACCGGATGGGGACTCGCCGCCATCTCCCACGTCGCAGAGACCGCCCGCCATCAGGGTGTGGCCCTATTCGGCACGGCCAAGGACCGGCTGCGCTTCGCGATGGAGTTCCACGCCCGCCTGCAACTGGGCGCGACGCCGCCCTCGTGGCTGTGCGGCGGAGCCGTCACCCTCGGCCTCGGACCAAACCTCGAAGTCGGCTACAACGCCCTGCACCAGCGCTTGGGCTACAACCTGCCCCACACCGAGACATGGGTAAAGCAAAAGCGCCCAGTCGGCCCCGCTCGCTTCCTGGCCTGGGAAACCCTCACCCACGCAAACAACCCGCGCTAA
- a CDS encoding SDR family NAD(P)-dependent oxidoreductase, with the protein MPAAAIPEMQRHSYGHIVNVTSQLGSISTMSKTNVAYRVSKTGLNALTRILADELAGTGILVNAASPGRMDTRMAYGETERTAAEGANTPVWLATLPDDGPTGGLFHGREPAEW; encoded by the coding sequence GTGCCGGCCGCCGCGATTCCGGAGATGCAACGGCACAGTTACGGCCACATCGTAAACGTCACCAGCCAGCTTGGGTCGATCTCCACCATGAGTAAGACCAACGTCGCCTACCGCGTCTCCAAGACTGGACTCAACGCCCTGACCCGCATCTTGGCGGATGAGCTGGCGGGCACGGGCATCCTCGTAAACGCCGCATCCCCCGGCCGCATGGACACCCGCATGGCATACGGCGAGACCGAACGAACCGCCGCAGAAGGCGCCAATACGCCGGTCTGGCTGGCCACGCTGCCCGATGATGGCCCTACCGGCGGCCTGTTCCACGGGCGAGAGCCTGCTGAGTGGTAG